From a single Sphingobium sp. genomic region:
- a CDS encoding ABC-type transport auxiliary lipoprotein family protein, with amino-acid sequence MLVLKADFVVSAGNVKSGEVKDALVIMAPEAPRKLDTNRVAVQVDVSNIAYLKDAIWSDKPTVLIQQLVTETLSARSPRLILTENESAGRADSSLSGQLLEFGIDAATMEAVASFDAVRSSRGTPIIKRRFEVRVPVTKVDARNAGVALNQAANQLALEIADWVIAN; translated from the coding sequence ATGCTGGTGCTGAAAGCCGATTTCGTCGTTTCCGCCGGCAACGTGAAAAGCGGCGAAGTGAAAGATGCGCTGGTCATCATGGCGCCGGAAGCGCCAAGAAAGCTTGATACCAATCGGGTTGCCGTTCAAGTCGATGTCAGCAACATCGCCTACCTGAAAGACGCAATCTGGTCTGACAAACCCACCGTTTTGATACAACAGCTCGTCACGGAAACGCTGTCCGCCCGCAGCCCTCGATTGATATTGACCGAAAACGAATCTGCAGGCCGCGCCGACAGTTCTCTGTCCGGGCAGCTTTTGGAGTTCGGAATTGATGCTGCAACGATGGAGGCAGTAGCAAGCTTCGACGCAGTTCGCTCGAGCAGAGGAACCCCGATCATCAAGCGACGTTTTGAAGTGCGCGTTCCGGTCACCAAGGTCGATGCCCGTAACGCAGGGGTTGCATTGAACCAAGCCGCAAACCAGCTTGCGCTGGAAATTGCCGACTGGGTTATCGCTAACTGA
- a CDS encoding SAM-dependent methyltransferase: MSSETNHLAAQLARQIESGGPISVQEFMRVANAAYYGRGDVFGAQGDFITAPEISQMFGELVGLWLADIWLRWGKPGRAYYVELGPGRGTLAADALRTTRTFGFEPSPVFVEQSAALRALQSEKIAGVEFAPSLDDLPEDGPLFIVANEFFDALPVQQLVCTHAGWRERVVIRDRGERFAAVPGSQPMDHLVPPDFRNTSSPSIYETCPDAGGIMYELSGRLAVQGGAMLVVDYGYSLPGLGDTLQAVKSHKFADPFENPGEHDLTAHVNFLELANIARIRGLRVSGPVQQGEWLVSLGIDARTAALARSVPDREEELRAARHRLVDSSEMGGLFKVLAVSSAESPPPAGFAPSKVVS, translated from the coding sequence GTGTCGTCTGAAACCAACCATCTGGCAGCGCAATTGGCTCGCCAGATTGAAAGTGGCGGCCCGATCAGTGTGCAGGAATTCATGCGTGTCGCCAACGCCGCTTATTATGGCCGGGGCGATGTGTTCGGCGCGCAAGGCGATTTCATCACTGCGCCCGAGATCAGCCAGATGTTTGGCGAACTGGTTGGACTATGGCTTGCTGATATCTGGTTGCGCTGGGGCAAGCCGGGCCGGGCCTATTATGTCGAACTTGGCCCGGGGCGAGGGACGCTAGCGGCCGATGCCCTGCGGACAACGCGCACATTCGGTTTTGAGCCTTCGCCGGTTTTTGTCGAGCAGAGCGCTGCGCTGCGCGCGCTGCAGTCCGAAAAGATAGCCGGTGTCGAATTTGCACCCTCGCTCGATGACCTTCCAGAGGACGGCCCGCTCTTTATTGTCGCCAATGAATTTTTCGATGCGTTGCCGGTGCAACAACTGGTTTGCACACATGCCGGATGGCGTGAGCGGGTAGTCATCCGCGACCGGGGAGAGAGGTTTGCGGCAGTGCCCGGTTCCCAGCCGATGGATCATTTGGTGCCTCCCGATTTCCGCAATACCTCCAGCCCGAGCATCTATGAAACCTGCCCTGACGCCGGTGGGATCATGTATGAGCTGTCGGGCCGATTGGCGGTACAGGGCGGAGCCATGCTGGTAGTCGATTATGGCTATAGTTTGCCGGGACTGGGAGACACGCTTCAGGCGGTCAAAAGCCACAAATTTGCCGATCCGTTCGAAAATCCGGGCGAGCATGATCTGACCGCGCATGTCAATTTTCTCGAGCTCGCCAACATTGCTAGGATACGCGGGCTTCGTGTTAGCGGTCCTGTACAGCAGGGCGAGTGGTTGGTGTCACTGGGTATTGATGCGCGCACTGCGGCATTAGCCAGATCCGTTCCTGATCGGGAAGAAGAGTTGCGGGCCGCGCGGCACCGGCTTGTCGACTCATCGGAAATGGGCGGTTTGTTTAAGGTGCTCGCCGTCTCGTCTGCAGAAAGCCCGCCACCAGCGGGCTTTGCGCCGTCAAAGGTTGTCAGTTAG